The nucleotide sequence GTTGCGGGCGAGCTCGCTGAGGAGCCTGTCATTCAAGCCATCCGCGCCGATGCCAGCGATATCGAAGGCGATGCCCTTCTGGCGCAGGACCTTCACCTGCTCCGCGAGGCGCTCCGGCTTGGCATCGCCGAGATTCGCAGCGCCATCGGTGAAGAGCACGATGCGGTTCTGCGCCCCGGCGAGCTGGTGGCGGGTGGCGAGTTGCGCACCGAGTTTCATCGCTTCTTCCAGATTCGTACCGCCCTCGCTGGCGGTCTGGTTGACGAGCTTGCCAAGCTCCGCCGCCTGATCCCCCGCCATGCCATCCGCAAGCAGACGGGGTGTGCGGGAAAAACCGATGACGGTGACCAGGTCCGCTTTTGTCAGGAGGCTTCCGAGCTGGGCGAGCGCCTGTTCCATCGCGGCACGGCGGTCGTCCCTCACCATGGAACCGGATTGATCGACGAGCAAGGTCAGGCGCAGGGGCTGCGCGGCACTGCGACCGGTGGAACCCGTGCGGACCGCGACGCGGACGAGATTTCTCCCCGGAATGAAGGGATGGGCGGCCTGCTCGATGACGGCGGAGACAGGTTCGTTCGCTGATGGAGCAGGGTCGCCGTAATCCACGGCATTGTAGAACTGCTCCGGCTTGATGCCTGCGGGATCGGGGCGTTCTCCTTTCGCAAGAGCAGCCTTGGCGAGTTGGAACGAGGCGTCGTTTATGTTTAGTGAAAAGGTGGAGTAGGGATTCTCCGCAGCCGGGGTTTCCTCAATGGGAGGACCGCTTGAAGAGTCCGCCTCGGAAGGCGCGGCCGGCTCCGCGGGACGGAGATCCCCGGCATCCTCAGCAAGCTCGCCAGCGATTACGGAATTCCGTCCTATCTCCGACAGCGGATAATTTGTCTCCTGCGTATGCCCGGCGGTTGTCTCAACCGTGCCATACATTCTCTTCAGCGCCTCAAGATCGCCTTGGGACACTCCTCCGATGGGTGGCGAAGTGTCATCGTCATATGTCACATCATTATGGCTTCCTCCCACATTATAAAGATCGCTACCAAGGCCATCCACATTCTTTTGGCGTTCTGCGGTCAGACCTATTTCGCGGGCAGTCGTTTGGGCAGCTTCGAAATCGCGGATCACCTCCTTCTGCACCAGATCGCTTGATTTTTTGGCAGGTTCGGGGGAAGCGGGATTTATGGGTTGCCTGGAGGAGAGAACGGCGGGAACTGAAGCCGCCCCGGACTTTGTTCCACTCCTTGTTTCAGCCGATTGCGCAGGAGCGAACGAATCCACCACCCCAGGCGAGACCGAGTCGTCCGCGAGGGATTCCATCTGTGATCCCGCGCCTGACCGTCCGGCAGGAGGAACATGAGCCAGGTCTGTTCCCGCCGAATCTGTGAACGCGTCCACAGGTGGCGATTCCCTCTCCTTGGAACCGGCGATTTGCGGGAGCGCAAGGCTGTCTGGCACCGCAGGCGTGGCAGGGTCCTGCGGTCCAGATCGCTTGGCGCGCTGTTCGTATCTGGCGGTTGTATTAAGATTCAGAGTCATCCCGGTCCCAGGTGAGACAGCCGGCTGGGATCCGGTATCCGGCTTTTCCGATTTCGCAAGAAGTTCGGATTCTCCATGAATGGTGATCGCGTCGTGCGACATCTTCAAGGTGGCCTCGGCGACGGTTTTCCTGAGTTTCATGGATTCCAACAGCCGCTGGCTCGACTCCAGCTCACGCTTGGCATCGACATAATCGTGACCGGAAAGTCCACGGTTGATGGCTTCCTCCCCAACCGTGTTTTTCGTCATTTCAGCGTTCTTCAAGGTGTTGGCCGCGATGTCCAGCTTGGTCTCCAGGCTTTCCTTGATTTTGGCGACCCCTTCGTCCATCCGCGTCTTCATGGCATGGACCTGCTCCTCAGCGGCTTTCATGTCCGGATGATCGCTTCCCAATCCAGAGAGTTTGAGGGCTTCCAAATCCCTCTGCGCTTCCATGTATTTCGGATAGTCCGATTTGATCGCATTATCCGGCAGATCCAGTCCTGCCGCAGTCACCATGAGCTGGTCGGAATCGATTCTCCGGAGACTGTCGATCTGCGACTCCAGTTGCATCTTGTCCTTCCGAACCTGATTGTAGGTCTCCAGCGCGTCTCTGGCACTTTTTTCCTCCGCCTCACCAGTGCCATAGTAGGAATCCTGGCCACGGTAGATGATTCCCTTGGTCTTTGAAATGGTGGCCAGGAGCTTGCGGTTGTCCTCCACCACGTCTTCCTGGTCGCGGATGGCCTTGGTCAGCGCGGCCATTTCCTTCTCCGCCTCACGTGCTGCCTTTTCCGCACGATCGGACTGGTAAGCGCGCGCCACTGCCGACTCATGCTTCCATGGCTCCAGACGGATGACGAACAGCGAGATCGCGACGCAGGCGGCGATGGCGGACAACACCCGGAGACCGTTGCGTCTGACGCGCCCCGCTTCCGGCGATGAGGCGGCGGGCGGGATTTTCTCCTCGCCGAAGATATCATCAAGAATCCTGCGCTTCTCCTCCGGAAGTTTCCAAGAGAGATCAGGCTCGGAGGCTTCCGACTCGGTGAGCAAGCCGTGAAGCTCGCGCATGCGGCGGCGGAAAACCAGCAGTTCGGGGCGTTCCTCGCAGAGACGCTCGAGTTCGGCGGCCTCGAAGGCCGAGGCCTCACCCAGCACCCAGGAGACGATGCGGGCTTCGACGGATCCGTCGTTCCCTGCATCGGGTGGGGTTGGAGGTTCTTCATTCATGGTGATTGGAAATTTGGAAGTTTGTGATTTTGAAAGGATCAGCCGTCGATGGTCTCGACGCCGAGGCGGCGGAGGGAATCGGCAAGATTTTTCAAGGCGTGGTGGAGCTTGTAGCCGACGTTGCTGACACTGAGGCCGGTGCGTTGGCTGATCTGGTCATATTTCAGACCTTCGTGGTATTTGAGCGAGATCAGATTGCGGTCGTCTTCATGGAGTTCCGCGACGAGGAGCTGGAGGGTGCCGATGGCTTCGAGTTTTCCGAGAGTCTGTTCCGGACCCGGGGAGGTGCTTTGGAGTTCGTGGTCTTCGGAAATGGGAATTTCGCGTTTGTGATCCCGGATATGGCTGAGGGCGAGGTTTCTGACACAGCGGAACAACCATGCCCTCGGGTGGGTCACTTCGTCCCAATGGGCGTGGAGTTTTACAAACGCATCCTGAACGAGGTCTTCCGCCGTTTCCCGCTGTCCCACGAGACCGTAGGCAAAACGGAGCAACGGCGACTCCTCCGTCGCGAAAACCTCGCGTATCGTCGGCCGGATCTCCGCGGGTGGGTCCGGCTGTCGGAAGGAAACCACCGGGGCGCACCCGATATCGGCCTCAGGACAGGCGTTGGCGGCGAGGGTTTCCATGAATCGTTGGAGGCGGGGTCATGCTTTCATGTATCAAGACACGGATGTCGGGAAATCCTTAGAAAATTTCCATCAATTTCCCGAAATGAATTTCCGCCGCCGTTTGGCTTGTCATGAATTGGCGCGGCACACAGCCTCGCCGCTCATGAAACGAGTGATCATCCACACCGACGGCGGCTGCAAGGGAAACCCGGGGCCCGGCGGATACGGCGTGGTGCTGGTGTGCGGGAAACACCGCAAGGAGATGTCCGCCGGCTACCGCCTGACCACCAACAACCGGATGGAGCTGCGCGCGGCCATCGTGGCGCTGCAATGCCTGAGCGAGCCCTGCGAGGTGGAGCTGCACTCCGACTCCAAATATGTGATCGACGCGATGTCGAAGAAATGGATCGCCGGCTGGCAGAAACGCGGCTGGGTGAAGGCGGACAAGCAACCGGTGAAAAACCAGGACCTGTGGCAGATGCTGGTTGCCGCCGCCGCACCACACAAGATGGACTGGCGCTGGGTGAAGGGGCACGCGGGCCATAAGGAAAACGAGCGGTGCGACGAGCTTGGCAATATCGCGGTGGCGGGCAGGAACCTGCTGGAGGATGTGGGATTCGAAACCGCCCGTGGCTAGATGGAGCAGGCAGGCAAATCACGCTGGGTGGCGAGATGCGGGATTTTCGGCGACGTGCCGACCCGCCTGATGCTGCACACCCTGCGGGTGTTGCCGTGGTTTTTGGAACCCGTCCTCATCGCCTTCTGGACATCTGTTTTTTTCGGCGTCGCCAAGGATCAGAGGCGGGCGGTGGCGGGAAACCTGCGGGCGTTGTTTCCCCAATGGAGCGGGATGCGGGCGACAGCAGGGGCGTGGCAGGTGTTCTGGAATTTCGCCCTGACCTACGTGGACGCCCAGCGCTGCGAAACAGGCACCGGTGCCGTCGACTGGGTCGTGGACGGGCTTGCCTCGCTGGAGGATCTGGCGAAGCGGGAGGAAGGTTGCATCATTCTCACGGCACACATGGGGAATTACGACCTCGCCGCTCCGATGTTCGCCTCACGCTTCAACCGCACGCTCTACACGGTGCGCGCTCCGGAGCGGGAACCGGAAACACAGATGCTGCGCGAGACGGAAATCCGCCGCCGGGAGGCGCTGACCCCGAACTTCCGCACGCTTTACAATCAGGAAGGCAATTTGCTCGGCATCGAGCTTTCCCGATTGCTGGGCGAGGGAAACGTTGTGGCGGTGCAGGGAGACCGGGTGATCTTCGATGTCTCGCCGATGGTGGTGGAGGTGGAGTCCGGACTGACCATGCGTCTGCCGAAGGGACCGCTTTTCCTCGCCAGGGCCACGGGCGCGCCTTGTTTCCCGCTTTTCATCGTCCGCGATGGCTGGCGGCGTTACCGGGTCATCGTGCTGCCTGAAATGGAGCTGCCGCCGAGGAAACGCGGGGACGACGACGAAGCGGCGAAAGTCTGGGCGGGAACGATTCTCAACATCGTGCGCCGGCATTGGCGGCAGTGGTATGTCTTCGAACCACTTCTCGAAAAGAGAGCCCCGCACGTTGACCGGCCAGTCTGACCAATGGCCGGAAACACTTCCGTTCAACCTCACATCTTCCCTTCCATCATTGTGAATTTCGAGTATAAGGGGAGCATGAATTTGAGAATCATCGCTCTCGGCCTCACCATGGCCCTTGCCGGCGCGCACCCGCTGATGGCGCAAAAATCCGTGCCGCCACCGACCGCTCCACGGCTGCCGATGGCTACGGTGTTCCAAGGGGAATCAAAATTTCACGCGATCGTCGCCAAGGCGGAACGGGAAAACTGGAGACAGCTCCCGATCGGGGAGAGAACGATCCGCGTGGCACGGGAAATGGTCGGCACCCCGTATGTGAACTATTCGCTGGAAGTGGACGACCGCATCGAATCTCCGGTGGTGAATCTCAGGGCCATGGACTGCTGGACCTATTACGAGAACGCACTCGCGCTCGCCCGGATGCTGCGTTACAAGCCGGCTCCCTACAAGCCGGAGGACATGCTGCACATGGTGGAGATCGAACGCTACCGCAACGGCGTGTGTACCGGCAACTACCTCAGCCGCATGCACCACCTTGAGGAGGTTTTCTACGACAACCAGCGCCGCGGCTATGCCTCGAACATCACCTCCCGCATCCCCGGTGCCGTGCGCATGCGCCGGGAGATCCGTGAGATGACCGTGCAGTGGAAGGCCTACCGCTACCTGCGCTCCAACCCGGCATTGATCGAACCGATGGGAAAAATCGAGGCACAGGTCTCCAACCTGCCGGTCTATCAGGTGCCGAAAACCAAGGTCCGCGACGCGGAAAAATACCTGCGGAACGGCGACATCTGCGCCATCACCACCAATGGTCCGGGCGGCTATACCTCCCATGTCGGGCTGATCGTCCGGATGAAGGACCGCGCGTATTTCACCCATGCCACCTCGGATCGCGACAAGGGCCGCATGGTGATCATCGACAGGCCCATCGCCGACTACGTGAACGCAGCCTCCAAACACGCCGGAATCATCATCTGCAGGCCGGACGACGTGCCGCCATCCGCTCTCTGGCAGAATGGCATGGCCAGGCAGTGAACCCTGCCCACACCCAACTCACGGGAAGACGTTCTTGTGCCGCACGGAGTCGAGATACTTCACCGCCGCTTCGGTCCGCGAGCGGACATGGAGTTTTTCATAAATATTCTTCAAATGCCCTCGCACGGTTTCCGTGCTGATCCCGAGGCGGTCGGCGATCTCCTTGTTGGCCAGCCCTTCGGCGATGAGTTGGGCGACCGAGGTTTCACGCTGTGAGAGATGGACGGTCTCCTGGTCTTCCTGGGCCTTCGCAGGTCCCTGGTGAAAGGCCTCCACCACCCGCCGGGCGATCTCCGCGCTCATAGGGGCGCCGCCGGAATGCACATCGAGGATGGCCTGGCGGACATCCGCCGCCCGTGACCGCTTGATCAGATAACCGCAGGCCCCCGCCTTGAGCGCGTCGAAGATCTTCTCATGTTCCCGATGGACGGTGACGATGATCACCTGGATTTCCGGCAGGTGGCGTTTGAGCAGCGCGGTCGCCTCGATGCCGGACATGCCGGGGAGATTGATATCCATCAGAACGATGGAGGGGCGGAAGGCATCGATTTTTTTCAATCCTTCCTCGGCGGATCCCCATACGCCGATGCAACGCGCGTCGGGAATGGACTCGACCACCCGTTGCAGGCTCTCGCCAAGAGCCTCATTGTCTTCGACGATGGCGACTTCGATGGATTTCTGGTTTTCCGGCAGCATGGGGTGGTGAAAAAGTTAGTCAGTGTGGGATTGGGGCGCAAGCATGGGAACGAGGAATCGGACGACCGTGCCCCCCTCCGCACGCAGCGAGACCTTCGACCGCCCGCCGCAGGCCTGCATGCGGACTTCGAAATTCTTCAGACCATTGCCGCGGGAAAGCGCGTAGTCGTCCACCCCCTTGCCATCGTCTTCCACGCTGATGTTGAGAGTGCCGCCGATGACCGACACGTTCAGCCAGGCGGATTTCGCTTCCGAATGCTTGACGATGTTGTTGAACGCCTCCCTCACTGCCAGGAAAACCGAGTGCCGGATGTTCGCATCCAGCGGAACGTCCGGCATCCCGCTGGCGATGTTGATACGGAGCGTGATCCCCGCCCGGTCGAGAAACTCGGTGGCGAAGCTCGCGAGATAGTCCAGCAACGAGCCCAGGGTGTCCTCGCGCGGGTTCACCGCCCAGACGATTTCGTCGAGGGTGAGACCGAGCATGCGGGCCTTGTTGGAAAGTTCGTCGAGGTGTTTTTGGAAAGCGCTGCCAGCCGCCTGCTCTGCTCCGAGATCCGCGAGCAGGGCGATCTCGGTGAGCGAGGCTCCAAGGTCGTCATGCAGGTCCCGGGCGATCCGGGCACGTTCCACTTCCCGGGTGTTGCGGATTTTCAAAAGTGAAATGCGCCTCTTCAGCCGGCTCCGGGCGGTGAGCCAACCCACGCCACCCGCAACAAGAATGACAAGCAGGGTCGCCTGCGCGAAGAACCAGCTCGTTTCCCAAAAATGAGGCTCCACCACCACCTGGATCACGGCGGGAGTCGGACTCAGCAGGCCGTCTCCGTTCATCGCGACGACTTCGAACCGGTAGTTGCCGGGAGGGACCGACTCATAGGTGCTGACCCGCTGCGGGCCGACCTCGCGCCAGTTTTTTTCCAGCCCCACAAGACGCGTGCGGTAGTTCACCTTTTCCGGAGAACTGAAATTCAGTCCATGATAGGAGAACTCCAGCCGCATCCTACCGGGGCCCAGGACGATTTTTTGCTTCGACAGATCCTGCTGGGCTCCGTTCGCAATAACCTTCCGCAGAAACACCGTCGGTGGGGTGCGGTTCACCATTGTCTGATTCGGATCGATCCTGACCACCCCGAGGCTGGTGGGAAACCAGATCGCCCCATCGCTGAACCGCCAACCCGCGGGATGATGGCCACCGACGCACTCGCGGGTGGGCAGACCGTCCGAGCGGTCCATGCGCAGCCAGTGGATCGGCGAGTTCGACTGCTTGGCGCGGCCCAGGAGATCCGCCCGGCTGGCCCGGATGATGCCACCGGTGGAACCGAACCAGAGGTGGCCCGACTGGTCGTCGATCACATGCGTCAGGCGCAGGTCGGGCAATCCTTGGGAGCGGTCGAACCGATGCCAGCCGACGCCATCATAGAGGAACAATCCCGCTCCCAATGTCGCGACCCACACCTGATCCGCACTGGTCACGAGAATGCTGGAGACGCGGCTGTAAGACAGGTCCGCGGGCTCGCCGATCGTTTCCAGCCGTCCGTCGGCATCGCGCAGCACGAATCCCTGGGCGGTGCCGAGCCACAGCTCGTCTGAAGCCCCGCCCGTCATCACCGTCACCTCGCCACCGGGGAAACCGGCTTCCGTCCTGACCTCCGTGACCCGCCTGCCCGAAGAACGTTTCAATCCCAGCTGTCCTCCGAACCACAGCGTACCGCGACGGTCGTGGTAAATCGCGTTCACCTTGTTCAAGCCGCCTTCGCCGGGGTATTGTTCGACAAACGCCGTATCCTTCCAACGGAAGACCGGACCATCCGTGGAGGCCGCCCAAAGCCGGCCGTCGCGGTCCTCATAAAGCGCGGACACCTGTCCGGTGCCGGACGATCCGTTCAAATCATAGTGCTCGATCGAGCTGGCGGCGATGCGATCCACCCCTCCGCGCCGGTTTCCCAGCCACACCTTCCCCCGGCTATCCTCGATGACCGCCAGCACCGCTCCCTCGCTGAGCCCTGCCGCGGCGTTCACCACCTCGACCCGATCCTCGCGGAAAAGTCCCAGACCGTTCAATGCCGTGGCGACCCAGATGTTGCCCTCGCGATCTTCCAGCATCTCCGTGACATGGGAATCCGCCCTCCCCTTGGGCATGGAGATCCGGATGAACCCTTCCGGCGAGGTGACGGCGAGTTCTCCGGTCGGGGAGACGGACCACACCGACTGGCTGCGGTCGACCAGCTTGCCCGGCATGCCGTCCGGCCCGATGCGGCCGTTGTTGGCACGCTGCCGCAGATCTTCATCCAGCAGCTCGATCACGTCCGCAGGCGGGGAATCCAACTTCTTCGACCGGCTTCCAAGGACCAGCCAGATCTCCCCACCCTTCCTCACATAGACTCCACCCGAGGGTGCGTCCACCACCTGGGTCACCGGAGCGCTGTTGACGGGTTCCTTGCCGCCTGGCGGTGGGTTTCCCGCATCCTCCGGCTTCTCCTTATCCTCGGGAGCATCCGGCCAGACGATGAGGTCGGCCCCCTTTCCCATTTTCACAAGCCCGCCGCGCGAGCTCGCAAACCAGACGACATCACCCGCCGTGGCGAACAACCGGCAGTCCTCCGAGCCAATGTAAGGAAATCCGGCAACCTGCTCGATCCGCTCGAACTCCATACCGTCGAAGCGCACGATGCATTCCGCGGTGGCGATCCACAGGTAACCATCCTCCGACTGCACGAGGGAGCGCACGAGATTGACAGGCAGACCATCCTCGGACTGCCAACTGCGGAACGAATACTGCCCCTGGGCATGGACCACCCGGAGGCTCAGGAGAAAGAAGGCGGACAGTATCAGGCACCGCACCCATGCTCGGTCAAGCGGGGCACGTTTCATGATCCCTTTTCCCTCAGTCGCCATTGTTGGTTGATCCGGTGGTCACAAGGGCGATTTGGTTGGAGCCGTTGTGGTGATAGTCGATATGATAACCTTTCGGCAGGCCATCGGCAGCAGTAAATCGACCTTCCAGCATGCCGTAGCTGGCAATGACCATCACCGGGCTGGCTGGTTGATCACCGGGAAGCCTCAGCAGGAACTTCGCCGAGCTGAGATCCAGTGTTCCGGCCACCGAGATGGCACCACCTCCGGCTCCCGAAACCTCGATGCGAAGCGTTCCACGGATGTCCGCATCGCCACGGATGGTAAGTGTCGCGCCCGGATCCGGCGCCACCGTGCTGCCAGGTTCGGCGCTGAGCATGCTCCCGATGGCCCCACCGCCCTCCAAGAGGGTTCCCCCTTCAAGTTTCACCGCTCCCAGGACGCTGCCTTCCAAGCGGAGCCCGCCTTGCTTCACCGAGGTGACACCCGTGTAAGTGTTGTCCCCGGCAAGGGTGAGTTTCCCATCTCCCAACTTGACGAGGCCACCGCTGCCGCTCGGTGTGAGCACCGGCGTGCCAAGCTTCAAGCCTCCTCCTGATCCGCCACCGATGACGCTGACTCCTGGCGGGTTGAGGAAATCATAACCCGCATTGGTGAGGAGGATGCTTTTCACCGATCCATTCTCCAGCTCCGCCAGGGCGGTCGCTCCACTCCCGGCTCCCCCCGAAATTTCGATCCACGGCGGCCCCACGTAACCCGAGCCATTGTCGAGGATGGGGATGCTCAAAATACCATTTCCCCGCGGCGCGGTAAGCGACTGGCCGATCTTCACATCGAAGCCGTTCGTGTCGATACGGGCTCCGCCTTCCCTGACATGTACATAGTCGAGCCCGTCGAAGAAGGCCGCGCTGTGATTTCCCGCCCTCAGGGTGCCTCCGTCGAAATTCAACCGCCCGATGGCCTCCGTCTGGTTGAACTGGGTGATCGAGTCCACCGTCAGGCTGCCCCCCGTGAGGAGATTGACCGTTCCTTCGCCGGGTTTGCTGATGGTTCCGGAGCCGATGATCATCCTGTTGGCGCAGACCACACTGCCTTCCTTGCGGATGTTCAGCACACCGATCCCCTCCTCGCCGACGAGCAGGAGCTTGTCATCCCCGGTGGTGGAAACACGGCCGGATCTCACATCCAGCAAACCGCGGCTCGCATGTTGATGTTCGTCTTCATAGCGTCCCAGGCTGAGAAAGCCCGCGATGCTCATTTCACCGCCGTCCACCTCCATGATCCCCGTGCCATGGGCTCCTATCTGGAAATTCCATTCATCGACCACCTTCCCACCCGTCATGCGCCATGCCCCCCATACCTGCCACGCGTCCGGAATATATCCACCGATGATGGAGTCACCCCCGCCGGTTTTCTCCAATGATCCGCCCGTCTGGAGCACCACGCCGGAGGTGTTCCGGTCTTTTCCGACAAACACCTCCTTGCAGCGGATCGTGCCGCCATCGAAGTGGAAAACGCTCTGTCCGCCGCCGGTATCGCCGATGTTGAGATGCCCCCTTCCCTCAATGCTGACGGTTGCTGCATCCCTGAGCCTCAGGATTCCGCCATTTTCCACACCTGCGGACAGGAATTCGGTCACCTGTGTCCTGCTCGCCCCATGGAGGATGAGTTCGCTATCGGTTTGCAGGGAGTTCGCACCATTGATTTCCCCGTCGTTGATGAAAGTCCCCGAGCCGTCACACAACTCGATGACGCCGGTGTTCGACATCACCCCGTTTTTCGAAACGGTCAGGGTGCCCATTCCCTGATGCACAATCCTCCCGCTGCCCGTATAGTTGCCCGCGAGGACGATGTCGTCGCTGCGGTTGAAAACAAGCCGCCCCGGATCGGTAATGGTGAAAAGCTTGCCGCCGAGCATGCCGCTCTTCCCGGCATCTCCAAGCACCAGCGCACCGGCGACGATCCTCACCTCGCCCGTATGGGCTTGACCGTCACCGGTCAGGATCACCGTCCCGCTGCCCCCCTTGATGAAGGATCCCTCACCTTGGATCCCGCCGCCGAGCAGCAACGGGTTGGTGGATTGGTTTGTCACCTCGGTATTGGACAGCAGCCTGACGGGAGAATAAATCAGGTTGCCGGGACTTCCCTGGAGCTGGGTGATGGATGCCGGAATGCCGTTGCCGGAATTCATGGTCAAAGCCCCGGCCCCTTTCGCCCGCAGGGTGAAGGCCCCACCCCGGTTGCGGGTGCCCAGATTGAGGGATCCCAGTGTGACGGGTGTGGAAAGCTCGATTTCCTGGTCGCCCGCCAGAGCGCTGGCGAAAGTGGCGATGTTTCCCGGGCCATCCGGATGCGGGCCGTTCGCCCCCGTCTGCCAGTGGTCGGAACCCGCGCTGTTCGCATAGGTATGGACACCCGGCGCCTCCAGGGCCCAGTTCATCGCCACCACTTCGCCACCCAGGTTCAGCTTGTCCGGACCGGCCAGGAAATTCCCGTAAATCTCCCCCTCGCTCAGGGTGTGGTTGTAAATGCGGAATTCGTCGAAGCGGCCACGAAAATTGTTGTCCGAGGAGAATTCGGACCGCCCCAGCCAGACATTCAGGTCATGGATGGTGGTGGGTCCCTCGTTGTCCGCGATGACCTCCATGAGGATCCCGTTGCGATACCAGCGCCACTCCTTCAGTTCCTTGTCGTAGATGATGACCTGATGGAACTCCACTCCGTAGTCCGAGTCCGGGTAGTCGGCGGGATTCCGGTCAGGACCGCCGTTCGGATAGGTGCCGTACGACCGTGCGAAGCGGTTCACCTGGGTGGCCCCCACATTTCCGAAAAGCGTCAGGGTTTCCGTACCGGTGAACACCCCGCCCGGCCCGTAGATTTCCCCCACGCTGTTCGTGCCGATGGACAGGATGCGGCACCAGTCCTGTGCGGCGTCCTGCGTGCCCCAGAACTCGATGCTGAGGCTCTCACGCGAGGAAATGATCCCGTTCGGAAGATCGATATAGGCTTCCGTGGCGGAGGAACCGCCGGGCAACCGGATTTCCCGACCGTTGAATTCCGCATCTTCCCCACGAATCACCGCGGAGAGTCCGCCGATGCTGTCCACCACGGCGGTGCCGTTCGGAGCCGGTCCGGCAGGTGCGTTGAAAGAGAAGCGGTGCATCGGCGACTGCTGGAGCGGCTTGGCCACCAGGCCGGGAAATCCCTGGTGCTCGGCGGCGAAATTCTGCTTCACCTGCACCGCGTCCAGCGCACCGGAATGAATGCGAAGCTTCGCCAGCGCACCGGAAAAATGGGTGAACTGCCCCTCGGGTTTCATGTCTCCCGACAGTTCCACCCCGAGATGGATCGGCAGCATGTCGTGGGCGTCGAGCTTGCTGACGGTCTTGGTATTGTCGAGTTTCCCATCAACATACACCGCTTGGGAGACCCCGTCGTAAGTATAGACGAGGTGATGCCACATCCCGGGCGGCGGCAGATCTTCAAACGCCGACTCGCAGGCTCCCCAGCGGGCGATGGCCCCGAAATCCGGGTCCGCGCCATAGCGGAATCCGGCGAAGGTGAGGTCCGGCCCCTGCCTTTTCCCCCAGGAAACAACCGACTCCTGGTCC is from Luteolibacter yonseiensis and encodes:
- a CDS encoding YfbK domain-containing protein, whose product is MNEEPPTPPDAGNDGSVEARIVSWVLGEASAFEAAELERLCEERPELLVFRRRMRELHGLLTESEASEPDLSWKLPEEKRRILDDIFGEEKIPPAASSPEAGRVRRNGLRVLSAIAACVAISLFVIRLEPWKHESAVARAYQSDRAEKAAREAEKEMAALTKAIRDQEDVVEDNRKLLATISKTKGIIYRGQDSYYGTGEAEEKSARDALETYNQVRKDKMQLESQIDSLRRIDSDQLMVTAAGLDLPDNAIKSDYPKYMEAQRDLEALKLSGLGSDHPDMKAAEEQVHAMKTRMDEGVAKIKESLETKLDIAANTLKNAEMTKNTVGEEAINRGLSGHDYVDAKRELESSQRLLESMKLRKTVAEATLKMSHDAITIHGESELLAKSEKPDTGSQPAVSPGTGMTLNLNTTARYEQRAKRSGPQDPATPAVPDSLALPQIAGSKERESPPVDAFTDSAGTDLAHVPPAGRSGAGSQMESLADDSVSPGVVDSFAPAQSAETRSGTKSGAASVPAVLSSRQPINPASPEPAKKSSDLVQKEVIRDFEAAQTTAREIGLTAERQKNVDGLGSDLYNVGGSHNDVTYDDDTSPPIGGVSQGDLEALKRMYGTVETTAGHTQETNYPLSEIGRNSVIAGELAEDAGDLRPAEPAAPSEADSSSGPPIEETPAAENPYSTFSLNINDASFQLAKAALAKGERPDPAGIKPEQFYNAVDYGDPAPSANEPVSAVIEQAAHPFIPGRNLVRVAVRTGSTGRSAAQPLRLTLLVDQSGSMVRDDRRAAMEQALAQLGSLLTKADLVTVIGFSRTPRLLADGMAGDQAAELGKLVNQTASEGGTNLEEAMKLGAQLATRHQLAGAQNRIVLFTDGAANLGDAKPERLAEQVKVLRQKGIAFDIAGIGADGLNDRLLSELARNGNGRYYVVGGESNSFARQLAGAFRPAAENVKIQVIFNPQRVGRYKLIGFEKDRLKTEDFRNDSVDAAELAADEAGVAIYQVEPLAEGRGEIGEISVRFRDTNSGEMVERGWTLPYDTKASAFDRATPSMQLAGLSMLAAEKLRGGPLATAIDFNQLSGSAAFVRQFYGSAPRVTEMLRVIEALK
- a CDS encoding N-acetylmuramoyl-L-alanine amidase-like domain-containing protein: MNLRIIALGLTMALAGAHPLMAQKSVPPPTAPRLPMATVFQGESKFHAIVAKAERENWRQLPIGERTIRVAREMVGTPYVNYSLEVDDRIESPVVNLRAMDCWTYYENALALARMLRYKPAPYKPEDMLHMVEIERYRNGVCTGNYLSRMHHLEEVFYDNQRRGYASNITSRIPGAVRMRREIREMTVQWKAYRYLRSNPALIEPMGKIEAQVSNLPVYQVPKTKVRDAEKYLRNGDICAITTNGPGGYTSHVGLIVRMKDRAYFTHATSDRDKGRMVIIDRPIADYVNAASKHAGIIICRPDDVPPSALWQNGMARQ
- a CDS encoding lysophospholipid acyltransferase family protein: MPTRLMLHTLRVLPWFLEPVLIAFWTSVFFGVAKDQRRAVAGNLRALFPQWSGMRATAGAWQVFWNFALTYVDAQRCETGTGAVDWVVDGLASLEDLAKREEGCIILTAHMGNYDLAAPMFASRFNRTLYTVRAPEREPETQMLRETEIRRREALTPNFRTLYNQEGNLLGIELSRLLGEGNVVAVQGDRVIFDVSPMVVEVESGLTMRLPKGPLFLARATGAPCFPLFIVRDGWRRYRVIVLPEMELPPRKRGDDDEAAKVWAGTILNIVRRHWRQWYVFEPLLEKRAPHVDRPV
- the rnhA gene encoding ribonuclease HI produces the protein MKRVIIHTDGGCKGNPGPGGYGVVLVCGKHRKEMSAGYRLTTNNRMELRAAIVALQCLSEPCEVELHSDSKYVIDAMSKKWIAGWQKRGWVKADKQPVKNQDLWQMLVAAAAPHKMDWRWVKGHAGHKENERCDELGNIAVAGRNLLEDVGFETARG
- a CDS encoding response regulator transcription factor; its protein translation is MLPENQKSIEVAIVEDNEALGESLQRVVESIPDARCIGVWGSAEEGLKKIDAFRPSIVLMDINLPGMSGIEATALLKRHLPEIQVIIVTVHREHEKIFDALKAGACGYLIKRSRAADVRQAILDVHSGGAPMSAEIARRVVEAFHQGPAKAQEDQETVHLSQRETSVAQLIAEGLANKEIADRLGISTETVRGHLKNIYEKLHVRSRTEAAVKYLDSVRHKNVFP
- a CDS encoding RNA polymerase sigma factor; translation: METLAANACPEADIGCAPVVSFRQPDPPAEIRPTIREVFATEESPLLRFAYGLVGQRETAEDLVQDAFVKLHAHWDEVTHPRAWLFRCVRNLALSHIRDHKREIPISEDHELQSTSPGPEQTLGKLEAIGTLQLLVAELHEDDRNLISLKYHEGLKYDQISQRTGLSVSNVGYKLHHALKNLADSLRRLGVETIDG